Part of the Paracoccus sp. S3-43 genome, TATTCGGTGGTATAGCTGACACGGGTCGCCAACTGGTCGGACATCTGGAAGTTGACGCCGAACTGGTTGGTGATCACGTCATCCGAATCTTCCGACGACAGATAGTCGGTGTCGTTGGTGATGAACACCATGTCGTTGAAGCGGTGATACAGACGCGACGACACGATATAGCCGATGCCGCTGTCGGAAGAATCATCCACCGCAACACGGTCGTAGCTGTCGGTCACCGGGTTATAGTCCAGATCGAAGCCCGCCTTCTGCGCGCCCGTCTGGGTATAGCGATAACCGATACCGGCCTGAACGCGCCAGGCGGTCGCTTCGGTGTTGATCACGCGATAGCCCGGACCCACGCCGACGAAGCCGTCGCGGGCGAAATCGCCCAGCTTCTCGGAAATCTCGCTGGCGGGCTGGCCGTCGTAATCGGCCTCGCCGTTGGCCAGACCATCGATGCTGAACCGGCCGAGGACAAAGGCATAGAAGCGGTCGTTGAAGTAGTAGGCGCCATCATAGATGGTCGACACTTCTTCCTTGTCCTTGTTGCCCTGGTCGTCTTCACCGAATTCGATCAGCATCCCGACCGACTGCTGCCAGGGACCGGCATTGTTCGAAACACGGCCCGCCAGCGAGAAGTCCTGGCTTTCGGTGTTGCCGGTGCTGCCGGCATAGGTCAGCGCGATCGAACCGAACAGACCTTCGCGACGATCCGGGTTGCCGAAGCGTGCGTCGTCGTTGTCGCGGTCGAAATCGTCCTGGACGGCGTCCTCGACATCAATGATCCGGTCGTTGATGCCCGAGATCCCGGTCGCATCCGCACCCGCCGCAATCTCGGTCTGGGCGAATGCCGGAGCCGACAGGGCGGCGATCAGAGCGGCGGAGCCGGTCAGCAGCGTAACTTTTTTCATCTTTTCCTCACGAGCTGAGTTTTGTTGTTCTGAACGTCTGTGGGACGCCAGAGCATCTCTGCGAAAGATGAAGTAATCCCCCCCTGCCCTGGTTCATAGGGCCGCGAAAAACGTCCGCATGTCCCGAAAAAGTGACAGGATTTGAACAGAGCTTAAATGGGCAAAAAACTGCCGAAACATGGTGGTGAGGGGATAAAAGGGAACCGCCTTAGCAATTCTGGAACATCTTGGAGCAATTAACCAAATCGGCAGTCGGCCCAGGTCTGATCCGCTGAGGGCTTGGTATGAAAGATGAAATAAAACCGTGATCGCCTAAAATTTGTGCAAATTTCCGCCAAGGGGCCTGGCGTCCGGTTGTTGCATAATCGACACGATAGCGCGCCCAATCGCGTCATCCGAACCAGAGCAGGTTTATTTTCGCGGCGCCGTTGTGACGCGCGCCGGGACCGCCGCTTTCGCCGGCGGGCGCCCGATCCAGGATCTGCGACCTGACGAAGGGGGCGATTCGGCCTGGCCCATCACCCTGATGGCAAACTGGACGCCGGAAAAGACGATGGTGTTGAAGGCGACCAGCATGGCGACGGCCAGCCACCCCACATTGCTGTTCAGGACAAGGTGCCGCAAATGCGCCACATCCAGGGCCAAAAGCGCGGCCACGAAGCAACAGGCCAGCGCAGCGCCGATCAGGACGCTGCGGATATAGACACGAACCATGATCGGCATGACGCACCCCTTATCGGACGACAGGTCCAGGATATAGGGCATTCCAGACGAAAAAGCAGCAGGAAGTGCGGCCTGCGTCAGAAGGTCTCGGGACGCAGCTCTCGGGCGACGTGATCCAGGACGGCGTTCACGAATTTCGGCTCGCGGCCCTCGGGAAAGAAGGCTTCGGCCAGGCGAACATATTCGGTGATGACCACCTTGGGCGGGGTCTGCGGCGTCACCAACTCGGCCCCGGCGGCGCGAAACAGGGCGCGCAGCACCGGGTCGATCCGGTCGATGGGCCATTTGGCGACCAACCCGCGATCGGTTGCCTGGTCGATGCGCGACTGCCAGGTCACGGCAGCATCGACAAGACGGGAAAACAGCCCTTCGTCGGCGGGCAGATACTGCCCATCCTCGTCCTCGGCCTCCAGGCGATACAGTTCGAACTCCCGCATCACGCGGTCGGCGGACTGGCCCGCGGCCTCCATCTGGTAGAGGGCCTGAACGGCATAGAAGCGCGCGCCGCTGCTTTTCGCCCGGCGTTCGGCGCGCTTGTCGGTCTGCTTGTCGTCGGTCGGGGTCATGGATCGGGCCTTGTCACAGAGACCGGCTGCAATGTCGCGAAAGCCGACCCGCGTCAAGCCCCGGCGGGCAGCGGCGCGGCCGCCGCCTCGGCCAGCCGGGCGACATAGCGGGCCAGGGTGTCGATCTCCAGATTGACCGCATCGCCCAGGGCGATGTCGCCCCAGGTCGTCACCTGCCGGGTATGCGGGATCAGGTTCACGCCGAAGCGGTTGCCCGCGACCTCGTTCACGGTCAGCGACGTGCCGTTCAGCGCGACCGATCCCTTGGGCGCGATGAAGCGCGCCAGCGCGGCCGGGGCCTCGAATGTCAGGCGCAGGCTGTCGCCCTCTTCGTGCAGCTCGGCCACGCGGGCCACGCCGTCGACATGGCCGCTGACGATATGGCCGCCCAACTCGTCGCCCACGCGAAGCGCGCGCTCCAGGTTCAGCTTGCGCCCGATCTGCCAGCCATTCGCGCCGATATTGGTCCTGGACAGGGTCTCGGCCGAGATATCGACCGTGAACCAGCCCGGCCCCTTGTCCACCACGGTCAGGCAAACCCCGTCGCAGGCGATCGAGGCGCCCATGTCGACGGTCGCCATGTCATAGCCACAATCGACCCGCGCGCGCATGTCGCCGCGCATTTCCACCGATGCGACCGTGCCGATATCCGTGATGATGCCTGTGAACACGCGCCTGGCCCCTTGTTTCAGCGAAAAGACCTAGGCCATGGCCTGAGCCGGCGCAAGGCTGGTGTGTCGTCAAATCTTAATCAACACTGGTGGCACGATCCGATCCTGGCACCCGAGGATCCGGATCATGCCCTGGCGGCAGGCCGCTGTCATCGCTGCCGGCAGATCGGCGGAGTTCTGGATGAGCGCGCAAGAAGGTGTGGCGCCCGCGGGCGGCACCGTCTAGATTGCGCAGACAACCGGACAGCAAGTCCGGGCAAAGGAACAGGAGTTTCGAGAGGTGACAGTGAAGCTTTCTCCTGCCCGGCGGACGGCGGGTCTGGCCGTGCGCCTGACGCTGATTGCCGCGATGACGCTGCTGGCGGCGTGCAGCCTGCCCCGGTCCGGCCCCAGCAAGTCCGAGATCTATTCCGGCGCGGTCGAAAAGGGCGGCAATACCCATGTGATCTATGTGAACGATCATGTCGCCCGCACCACGAACTTCACCCCGTCCTATGGCTTTTCGAACAGCTTCCGGGGCGCCGGGCAGGTCGGCGCCGACGAAATCCGCGCGGGCGACGTGCTGGGCCTGTCGATCTGGGAAAACGTGGATGACGGGCTGCTGACCTCGCTGGGGACCAGTTCCACCGAGTTGCAGGAAATCCAGGTGGACAGCGGCGGCTATATCTTCGTGCCCTATGCAGGCCGGGTCCAGGCGGCGGGCAGCACGCCCGACCAGTTGCGCCAGATCATCACCGAACGGCTTGCGACCCAGACCCCCGATCCGCAGGTGACGGTGACGCGGGTGGCGGGCAACGGCGCCACGGTGTCGGTCATGGGCAAGGTCACCGAGCAGGGCGTCTATCCGATCGAGCGGCCGACCCGGTCGCTGTCGGCGATGCTGGCGCGCGCGGGCGGCGTCTCCATCGAGCCTGAAATCGCGGTGATCACCGTCAAGCGCGGCAACAACACCGGCAAGGTCTGGCTGACCGACCTGTATTCCAACGCCAGCAACGACATCGCGCTGCGCCCGGGCGACGTGATCCTGGTCGAGGAGGATCAGCGCAGCTTCACCGCCCTTGGCGCGCTTGGCGGCCAGACCCGCGTCCCCCTGGGCAACGAAATGATCAACGCGGTCGAGGCCGTGGCGATGGTCGGCGGCCTGAACTCTCAGCTGGCCGATCCCACCGGGGTCTTCATCCTGCGCGACGAACCGGAACAGGTCGCCGCGCGCGTGTTGGGCAAGTCGGTGCAGGGATCGCAGCGCATCGCCTATGTCCTGGACCTGACGCGACCGAACGGGCTGTTCCTGGCCCGCGACTTCCTGATCCGGAACGAGGATACGGTCTATGTGACCGAGGCGCCCTATGTTCAGTGGCAGAAGCGGCTGGCAGCCCTGATTGGCCCGATCAACTCGGCGAATTCCGTCCAGAGCCTGTCCCAGTGACAGGCGGATGACCGACGAACCGCAGGCCGCCGGTGCGAAAGACCGGCCGCCCGCGCATCGTGGTTTCCGGCCAGGTCGAGGCCGGGCTACGGCCGGCCGGGCACCGCGGGATCGGGGCGACGCCGACCGCCGCAAAAAGGGACAACGTCGCGCCGCCATCCCCGCTTTCGCGAACCATGCCTGCGCGTCGCGGCACGGGTTGGACCGGGATTTTCCGCAGCGGCGTCCGCGAAGAATGCCGTTCTCTGACCGGCCCCCGGAACGCCCGGCCGCGTTCCTTGGCAAGCCTGCGCGCTGTTGCTAACTGTGACGCGCAACCAGGAAAGTCCGCCCATGTCGCTTGCCATCTCGCATCTTGCCCGGCGCTTCGACGCGACCCAGGTTCTGCGCGGCATCGACCTGACCGTCGGGAAGGGAGAGCTGATCGCCCTTCTTGGCCCCTCGGGATCGGGCAAGACGACGCTTTTGCGGATCATCGCCGGGCTGGACTGGCCGGATGCGGGCACGCTGTCCTTCGAGGGAACCGACTGGCTGGCGAAATCCGCCGCCGAACGCCGGATCGGCTTCGTCTTCCAGCATTACGCGCTGTTTCCGCACATGACCGTGCGCGACAACATCGCCTTCGGCCTGACCGTCCTGCCGCGCGCCGACCGGCCCGGCAAGGCGCAGATCGCCGCCACCGTGGACCGGCTGCTGGCCTTCCTTCAGATCGACGGGCTGGCCGACCGCTATCCCGCCGAACTGTCGGGCGGTCAGCGCCAGCGTGTCGCCCTGGGCCGCGCCATGGCGATCGAGCCGCGCGTGCTGCTGCTGGACGAACCCTTCGGCGCGCTGGACGCCCAGGTCCGCCGCGACCTGCGCCGCTGGCTGCGCGGCGTCCATGACAGCGCGGGCACCACCACGATCTTCGTGACCCACGACCAGGAGGAGGCCTTCGAACTGGCCGACCGCGTGGTGGTGATGAACGGCGGCGTGATCGAACAGACCGGCCATCCCGACGAGATCTATGACCATCCCGCCACGCCCTTCGTCGCCCGCTTCCTGGGCCTGACGGTCGAGGTGCCGGTGACGATCCGGGCGGGCCGCGCGCAGGCCGCGGGCCTGGACCTGACCGCCCTGCCCCGCCGTGCGCTGCCGGACGGCCCGGCCACGCTGTTCCTGCGCCCCGCCGACATTCAGCCCGTCCCCGATTCCGCCGCGCCCTTCCGGGTGACGGAGATCGCCTCGACCGGCGCGCTGCTGCGGATCGTGGCGGAAAACCCCGCCGCCTGCCGGATCGAGGCCGAGATGCCGCGCCGCCAGGGCCGCGACCTGCGCAAGGACCAGCCCGTCGCCCTGCGCGTCATCGCCGGCCAGATCTTCCCCGGCGGCGCCGCACCCGCCGACGCCGCCCCCGTCGAAACACCCCAGGCCCTGAAGGAGTCCCTCCCGTGACGATCCGTGTGAAAACCCGCCTGACCGCCGCCCTTGCCGTCATGCTGGGCCTTGCCTCGCCCGTGGCGGCCCAGGATGCGATCCTGAACGTCTCCTATGACATCGCCCGAGAGCTGTTCGCGGAACTGAACCCGGTCTTTGCCGAAAAGTGGAAAGCCGATACCGGCCGCACCGTGACCATCGACCAGTCGCATGGCGGTTCGTCGAAACAGGCCCGCGCGATCCTGGAAGGGCTGCCCGCCGATGTCGTGACCTTCAACCAGGTGACCGATATCGACGTGCTGGCCAAGGACGGCTTGGTCGACGAAAACTGGCGCGAGGCCTTCCCGAACGAGGCCTCGCCCTATTATTCGCTGCCCGCCTTCCTGGTGCGCGAGGGCAATCCCAAGAATATCGACGACTGGGACGACCTGACGCAGGACGGCGTGCAGGTGATCTTCCCGAACCCCAAGACCAGCGGCAACGGGCGCTATACCTATCTGGCGGCCTATGCCTATGCGCTGGACAAGAACGGCGGCGATCAGGCGGCGGCGCAGGATTTCGTGAAGACGCTGTTCGCCAATGTCCCGGTCTTCGACCAGGGTGGGCGCGCGGCCACGGCGACCTTCGCCGAACGCGGCATCGGCGACGTGCTGATCACCTTCGAGGCCGAGACCGGCGGCATCGCCCAGCAATATGCCGATGCCAAGCTGGCGCGCGTCACCCCGCCGCTGTCGCTGCTGGCGGAATTCCCCGTTGCCGTCGTGACCGCGAACACGGAAAGCAAAGGCACCACCGAGGTTTCCAGGGCCTATCTCGATTTCCTCTATTCGCCCGATGCGCAGCGCATCCTGGCCAAGAACTTCAACCGCGTCCATGACGAGGCGATCACAGTCGAATTCGCCGCCAACTTCCCCGAGGTGAAGCTGGTCACGGTCGAAGACGTGTTCGGCGGCTGGGACAAGGTGCAGGCCGAGCATTTCGCGGAAGGCGGCATCCTCGACACGGTGTTCGTCAATCAATGAGCATGGCGGCGGTCATCCCCGCCAGCGGGCGGCAGCGGCGCGTGTTGCCGGGCTTCGGCCTGACGATGGGGCTGACGCTGACCTATGTCGGCATCATCGTGCTGCTGCCCGTGATCGCCCTGTTCCTGAAAGGGGCCGAGATCGGCCCCGCCCGCTTCTGGGCCATCGTGACCGCCCCCCGCACCCTGGCCGCGCTGCGGCTGACCCTGACCGCCGCCGCCCTGGCGACGGTGTTCAACGCGCTTTACGGCCTGCTGATGGCCTGGGTGCTGGTCCGTTACCGTTTTCCGGGGCGGCGGCTGCTGGACGCGATGATGGATATTCCCTTCGCCCTGCCGACCGCCGTCGCGGGCCTGGCGCTGACCGCGCTGTTTTCCGAAAACGGCTGGTACGGGCAGGTGCTGGCGCCCGCCGGGATCCCGGTCGTCTATACGATCTGGGGGGTGGCGGTGGCGATGTCCTTCACCTCGATCCCCTTCGTGGTCCGCACCGTGCAGCCGATCCTCGAGGATCTGGACCACAGCCAGGAAGAGGCCGCCCGGACCCTGGGCGCCACGCCCTTGCAGATTTTCGCGCGGGTGATCTTTCCGGCGATCCTGCCCGCCTTCCTGGTCGGCACCACCATCGCCTTCGCCCGCTCGCTTGGCGAATTCGGCGCGGTGATCTTCATCGCCGGGAACCTGCCGATGAAGACGGAAATCGCCTCGCTTCTGGCCGTCATCCGGCTTGAGGAGTACGACTATAACGGCGCCGCCGCCATCGCGCTGACCCTGGTCGCCATCGCCATGCTGCTGCTGGTCATGTCGAACTGGCTGCAAGCGCGGCTGACCCGGCGCAGGGTGCCCGCATGACCGCCGCCCTTGCCCCGCGCCCCGACCAAGGCGGCGCGCGCCTGCTGATCGGGCTGGCGGTCGCGCTGACGCTGTTCATCGTCGTGGTGCCGCTGGTCTACATCTTCTGGCGGGCGTTTTCCGGCGGCCTTGCGGTCTTCGCCCAGAACATCCTGGCGCCCGACACGCTGCACGCGATCTGGCTGACCTCGGTCGTGGCGGCGATCACGCTGCCCATCAACCTTGCCATCGGCATCGCCTCGGCCTGGCTGATCGCGCGGTTCACCTTTCCGGGCCGCAAGGCGCTGCTGACGATCATCGAACTGCCGTTTTCCATCTCGCCGATCATCGCCGGGGTCTGCTATCTGCTGCTCTACGGACGGCAGGGGCTGCTGGGACCGCTGCTGGCGGCGGGCGAGGTGAAGATCCTGTTCGCCCTGCCCGGCATCGTCATGGTGACACTGTTCGTCACCGGCCCCTTCGTCGCCCGAGAGGTGCTGCCCCTGATGCAGGCGCAGGGGTCCGAACAGGAACAGGCGGCGCTGACGCTGGGCGCGTCGGGCTGGCAGATTTTCCGACGGGTGACGCTGCCGAATATCCGCTGGGCGCTGCTTTACGGCGCGGTGCTGGCGACGGCGCGGGCTGTGGGGGAATTCGGCGCGGTGTCGGTGGTGTCGGGCGCGATCCGGGGCCAGACCATGACCCTGCCCTTGCAGATCGAGCTGTTGTTCAACGACCTCAACATCGTCGGCGCCTTTACCGCGGCGTCCACGCTGACACTGATCGCGCTTGTGGTCCTGGTGCTGAAAACCGTGCTGGAGGGGCGGACCCGCTGATCAGCGCCGGAAATCGGTGGGCCTGATCCCGTGCCGCGCCAGCTTGTCGTAAAAGGTCTTGCGCGGCAGTCGCAGCCGCGTCATCGCGGCGGTCGCGTTGCCGCCCGCCAGCCGCAGCGCATCGCGGATCAGTTCGGCCTCGTAGGCGGCGACCAGATCCGAAAGGCCCGGCGCATCGCCGCCCTCGGGCGCGTCGAAGGGTGTCACGCCGATGGCCTGGCTTTCCGCGAAGCCGCGCAGTTCCGGCAGGTTGCCCGGCCAGCCATGCCCCGACAGCCGCGCCTTGACCGCGCCCGTCATCGCGGGGGCGGTCCGGTCCAGCCGCGCGCAGGCCGCCAGCAGGAAATGGCGATACAGCGCCGGAACATCCTCTCGCCGTTCCGCCAGGGACGGCACCGGCAGGACGGTCCCGGACAGGCGATAGAACAGCCGAGCATCGAATCGCCCCTCGGCCACCCGCCGCGACAGATCGGCCTGGGTCGAGGCCAGAAGCTGCACATCCATCGGACGCGGCGCGGCGGCGCCGGCGGGCCAGAACTCGCCCGCCTCGACGATGGCCGACAGCCGCGCCTGCATGGCGGGAGACAGCGCGTCGACGCGGTCCAGGAACAGCACGCCCCGCTGCGCCCGCTCCAGCTGCCCGGCCTGCCGGGCGCCGCGCGGGCCCAGGGCGTCGCCGCCCAGAAGATCGGCCTCGAAGCGGGCATCGTCCAGGGCGTCGCAGGCCAGATGCACGAAGGCGCGGGCGCGGCGCGGGCCTTGGCGGTGGATGGCGCGGGCCGCGATCAGCCTGCCCGCGCCGTCCGGGCCGGTCAGCAGGGCATCGCCGCCAGCCTGGGCCACCCGGTCAAGCGCGGCGCGCAGATGCTCCATCACCTCGCTGCCGCCCGCCAGTTCGGGAAAGCTGTCGGCGGCGTCGTGGCTGGCCTGCCGCAAGTCCCGGTTTTCCAGCACAAGCGCGCGGGCCGACAGCGCCCGGTTCAGCGCCGCCAGCAGCACGTCGCGCGCCACCGGCTTGGTCAGGAAGTCATAGGCCCCGGCCTTCAGCGCCGCCACCGCCATCGGCACGTCGCCATGCCCGGTCAGCAGGATCACCGGCAGATCCCGGTCGATGGCGTGCAGGTGCTGGAACAGTTGCAGCCCGTCCATGCCGGGCATCCGCACGTCCGACAGCACCACGCCGGGAAAATCGCGCGTCACCCCGCGCAGCCCATCGGCGGCAAGGCCGAAATCCTGAACCTGCAAGCCCGCCATCCGCAAGGTCTGGACCTGGGCCGCGCGCAGATCCTCGTCATCCTCGACCAGCCGGACCAGTCCCGTCATGCGGCTCTCCTCAGCGTCAGGCGGAAGGTGGCGCCCTGCCCGGCCACCGGATCGTCGGCGGTCAGGTCGCCGCCCAGATCGCGCGCAATGTCGCGAGAGATGACCAGCCCCAGCCCCAGCCCCTGCGCCTTGCTGGTCGCGAAGGGCGCGAAAAGCTGGTCCCTGTCCC contains:
- a CDS encoding DUF481 domain-containing protein; the encoded protein is MKKVTLLTGSAALIAALSAPAFAQTEIAAGADATGISGINDRIIDVEDAVQDDFDRDNDDARFGNPDRREGLFGSIALTYAGSTGNTESQDFSLAGRVSNNAGPWQQSVGMLIEFGEDDQGNKDKEEVSTIYDGAYYFNDRFYAFVLGRFSIDGLANGEADYDGQPASEISEKLGDFARDGFVGVGPGYRVINTEATAWRVQAGIGYRYTQTGAQKAGFDLDYNPVTDSYDRVAVDDSSDSGIGYIVSSRLYHRFNDMVFITNDTDYLSSEDSDDVITNQFGVNFQMSDQLATRVSYTTEYQENRPIRTDNTLGVSVVYGF
- the nusB gene encoding transcription antitermination factor NusB, encoding MTPTDDKQTDKRAERRAKSSGARFYAVQALYQMEAAGQSADRVMREFELYRLEAEDEDGQYLPADEGLFSRLVDAAVTWQSRIDQATDRGLVAKWPIDRIDPVLRALFRAAGAELVTPQTPPKVVITEYVRLAEAFFPEGREPKFVNAVLDHVARELRPETF
- a CDS encoding riboflavin synthase, with product MFTGIITDIGTVASVEMRGDMRARVDCGYDMATVDMGASIACDGVCLTVVDKGPGWFTVDISAETLSRTNIGANGWQIGRKLNLERALRVGDELGGHIVSGHVDGVARVAELHEEGDSLRLTFEAPAALARFIAPKGSVALNGTSLTVNEVAGNRFGVNLIPHTRQVTTWGDIALGDAVNLEIDTLARYVARLAEAAAAPLPAGA
- a CDS encoding polysaccharide biosynthesis/export family protein; the protein is MTLLAACSLPRSGPSKSEIYSGAVEKGGNTHVIYVNDHVARTTNFTPSYGFSNSFRGAGQVGADEIRAGDVLGLSIWENVDDGLLTSLGTSSTELQEIQVDSGGYIFVPYAGRVQAAGSTPDQLRQIITERLATQTPDPQVTVTRVAGNGATVSVMGKVTEQGVYPIERPTRSLSAMLARAGGVSIEPEIAVITVKRGNNTGKVWLTDLYSNASNDIALRPGDVILVEEDQRSFTALGALGGQTRVPLGNEMINAVEAVAMVGGLNSQLADPTGVFILRDEPEQVAARVLGKSVQGSQRIAYVLDLTRPNGLFLARDFLIRNEDTVYVTEAPYVQWQKRLAALIGPINSANSVQSLSQ
- a CDS encoding ATP-binding cassette domain-containing protein, with product MSLAISHLARRFDATQVLRGIDLTVGKGELIALLGPSGSGKTTLLRIIAGLDWPDAGTLSFEGTDWLAKSAAERRIGFVFQHYALFPHMTVRDNIAFGLTVLPRADRPGKAQIAATVDRLLAFLQIDGLADRYPAELSGGQRQRVALGRAMAIEPRVLLLDEPFGALDAQVRRDLRRWLRGVHDSAGTTTIFVTHDQEEAFELADRVVVMNGGVIEQTGHPDEIYDHPATPFVARFLGLTVEVPVTIRAGRAQAAGLDLTALPRRALPDGPATLFLRPADIQPVPDSAAPFRVTEIASTGALLRIVAENPAACRIEAEMPRRQGRDLRKDQPVALRVIAGQIFPGGAAPADAAPVETPQALKESLP
- a CDS encoding sulfate ABC transporter substrate-binding protein, which gives rise to MKTRLTAALAVMLGLASPVAAQDAILNVSYDIARELFAELNPVFAEKWKADTGRTVTIDQSHGGSSKQARAILEGLPADVVTFNQVTDIDVLAKDGLVDENWREAFPNEASPYYSLPAFLVREGNPKNIDDWDDLTQDGVQVIFPNPKTSGNGRYTYLAAYAYALDKNGGDQAAAQDFVKTLFANVPVFDQGGRAATATFAERGIGDVLITFEAETGGIAQQYADAKLARVTPPLSLLAEFPVAVVTANTESKGTTEVSRAYLDFLYSPDAQRILAKNFNRVHDEAITVEFAANFPEVKLVTVEDVFGGWDKVQAEHFAEGGILDTVFVNQ
- the cysT gene encoding sulfate ABC transporter permease subunit CysT, which encodes MSMAAVIPASGRQRRVLPGFGLTMGLTLTYVGIIVLLPVIALFLKGAEIGPARFWAIVTAPRTLAALRLTLTAAALATVFNALYGLLMAWVLVRYRFPGRRLLDAMMDIPFALPTAVAGLALTALFSENGWYGQVLAPAGIPVVYTIWGVAVAMSFTSIPFVVRTVQPILEDLDHSQEEAARTLGATPLQIFARVIFPAILPAFLVGTTIAFARSLGEFGAVIFIAGNLPMKTEIASLLAVIRLEEYDYNGAAAIALTLVAIAMLLLVMSNWLQARLTRRRVPA
- the cysW gene encoding sulfate ABC transporter permease subunit CysW, whose product is MTAALAPRPDQGGARLLIGLAVALTLFIVVVPLVYIFWRAFSGGLAVFAQNILAPDTLHAIWLTSVVAAITLPINLAIGIASAWLIARFTFPGRKALLTIIELPFSISPIIAGVCYLLLYGRQGLLGPLLAAGEVKILFALPGIVMVTLFVTGPFVAREVLPLMQAQGSEQEQAALTLGASGWQIFRRVTLPNIRWALLYGAVLATARAVGEFGAVSVVSGAIRGQTMTLPLQIELLFNDLNIVGAFTAASTLTLIALVVLVLKTVLEGRTR
- a CDS encoding sigma-54 dependent transcriptional regulator; amino-acid sequence: MTGLVRLVEDDEDLRAAQVQTLRMAGLQVQDFGLAADGLRGVTRDFPGVVLSDVRMPGMDGLQLFQHLHAIDRDLPVILLTGHGDVPMAVAALKAGAYDFLTKPVARDVLLAALNRALSARALVLENRDLRQASHDAADSFPELAGGSEVMEHLRAALDRVAQAGGDALLTGPDGAGRLIAARAIHRQGPRRARAFVHLACDALDDARFEADLLGGDALGPRGARQAGQLERAQRGVLFLDRVDALSPAMQARLSAIVEAGEFWPAGAAAPRPMDVQLLASTQADLSRRVAEGRFDARLFYRLSGTVLPVPSLAERREDVPALYRHFLLAACARLDRTAPAMTGAVKARLSGHGWPGNLPELRGFAESQAIGVTPFDAPEGGDAPGLSDLVAAYEAELIRDALRLAGGNATAAMTRLRLPRKTFYDKLARHGIRPTDFRR